A genomic window from Chanodichthys erythropterus isolate Z2021 chromosome 1, ASM2448905v1, whole genome shotgun sequence includes:
- the kif3a gene encoding kinesin-like protein KIF3A: protein MPSNKLDKPEKMEVSDNVKVVVRCRPLNEKEKMMAHKQAVTVDEIRGTITVNKLDIISEPPKTFTFDTVFGPDSKQLDVYNLTARPIVDSVLEGYNGTIFAYGQTGTGKTFTMEGVRAVPELRGIIPNSFAHIFGHIAKAEGDTRFLVRVSYLEIYNEEVRDLLGKDQMQRLEVKERPDVGVYIKDLSGYVVNNADDMDRIMTLGHKNRSVGATNMNEHSSRSHAIFTITIECSEKGVDGNQHVRMGKLHLVDLAGSERQGKTGATGQRLKEATKINLSLSTLGNVISALVDGKSTHVPYRNSKLTRLLQDSLGGNSKTMMCANIGPADYNYDETISTLRYANRAKNIKNKARINEDPKDALLRQFQKEIEELKKKLEEGEEISGSDGSGSDDMDEGEDEEGDGGERRRKRRGRKKVSPDKMVEMQAKIEEERKALEAKLDMEEEERNKARAELEKREKDLLKAQQEHHLLLEKLSALEKRVIVGGVDLLAKAEEQEKLLEESNNELEERRKRAEQLRRELEEKEQERLDIEEKYTSLQEEAQGKTKKLKKVWTMLMAAKSEMADLQQEHHREIEGLLENIRQLSRELRLQMLIIDNFIPQEYQEMIENYVHWNEDIGEWQLKCVAYTGNNMRKQTPVSDKKEKDPFEVDLSHVYLAYTEESMRQSLMKLERPRTSKSGKSRPKTSRRKRSSKPEAVIESLLQ, encoded by the exons ATGCCG AGTAATAAGCTGGATAAACCGGAGAAGATGGAGGTGAGCGATAACGTGAAGGTGGTGGTGAGATGTCGTCCACTCAACGAGAAGGAGAAGATGATGGCACACAAGCAGGCCGTCACTGTGGACGAGATCCGAGGAACCATTACTGTGAACAAACTTGATATAATTAGTGAGCCGCCAAAGACGTTCACCTTCGACACAGTGTTCGGCCCAGATAGCAAACAGCTGGATGTGTATAATTTAACAGCTCGACCCATCGTTGACTCAGTGTTAGAGGGTTACAATG GAACAATATTTGCATACGGTCAGACAGGCACAGGGAAAACGTTCACCATGGAGGGTGTCAGGGCAGTGCCTGAACTCAGAGGCATCATTCCAAATTCATTTGCTCACATATTTGGCCACATTGCAAAAGCAGAAGGAGATACCAG ATTTCTGGTAAGAGTTTCATATTTGGAAATATACAATGAGGAGGTGAGAGATCTGTTAGGAAAGGACCAGATGCAGAGGTTGGAG GTCAAGGAGAGACCTGATGTAGGAGTTTACATCAAGGATCTTTCTGGATATGTGGTAAACAATGCTGACGATATGGACCGGATTATGACCCTTGGACACAAAAACC GTTCTGTAGGTGCGACTAATATGAACGAGCACAGTTCTCGCTCTCATGCCATCTTCACCATCACTATCGAGTGCAGTGAGAAAGGTGTAGATGGAAATCAACATGTGCGCATGGGCAAGCTACACCTGGTCGACCTTGCG GGATCTGAAAGACAAGGAAAAACAGGCGCCACAGGTCAACGTCTTAAAGAGGCCACAAAAATCAACCTGTCCCTGTCCACCCTGGGAAATGTTATCTCTGCACTAGTGGATGGAAAAAGCACCCACGTGCCCTACAGGAACTCAAAACTCACCCGACTGTTACAAGACTCTCTGGGAGGAAACTCTAAAACCATGATG TGTGCAAACATCGGCCCCGCAGATTACAACTACGATGAGACCATCAGTACTCTCCGTTATGCCAACCGTgccaaaaatattaagaataaGGCCAGAATTAATGAGGACCCCAAGGATGCACTGTTGCGGCAATTTCAGAAGGAAATTGAAGAGCTCAAGAAAAAATTGGAAGAAG GTGAGGAGATCTCTGGCTCTGACGGCAGTGGATCAGATGACATGGATGAGGGTGAAGATGAAGAAGGTGATGGAGGAGAGAGACGCAGGAAACGAAGAG GGAGGAAGAAGGTGTCTCCTGACAAGATGGTGGAGATGCAAGCGAAGATAGAGGAGGAAAGAAAGGCACTGGAGGCCAAACTAGACAtggaggaggaagagaggaaCAAAGCGCGTGCAGAGCTTGAGAAGAGAGAGAAGGACCTTCTCAAAGCCCA ACAGGAACATCACTTATTACTCGAGAAGCTGTCCGCTCTAGAAAAGAGGGTTATTGTTGGCGGGGTTGATTTACTGGCAAAGGCCGAGGAACAAGAGAAGCTTCTGGAAGAATCCAACAATGAACTGgaggagaggaggaagagggcCGAGCAGCTCCGAAGAGAACTGGAAGAAAAGGAG CAAGAGCGCTTGGACATTGAGGAGAAGTACACCAGTTTACAAGAAGAGGCTCAAGGCAAGACCaagaagctgaagaaagtgtggACCATGTTGATGGCAGCAAAATCAGAG ATGGCTGATCTGCAGCAGGAGCATCACCGGGAGATCGAAGGTCTGCTGGAAAACATCCGACAGCTGAGCCGAGAGCTTCGTCTGCAGATGCTCATCATTGATAACTTTATTCCTCAGGAATATCAG GAGATGATTGAGAACTATGTGCACTGGAATGAGGACATTGGAGAATGGCAGCTG aAATGTGTGGCCTATACGGGCAACAACATGAGAAAACAAACACCTGTGTCAGACAAGAAAGAAAAGGAT CCATTTGAAGTGGACCTCTCCCATGTTTATCTGGCCTACACTGAGGAGAGCATGAGACAGTCCCTAATGAAACTAGAAAGGCCTCGGACATCAAAGAGTGGAAAGTCCAGGCCTAAAACTAGTCGTAG gaaACGCTCCTCCAAACCAGAGGCGGTGATTGAATCTCTGCTGCAGTGA
- the il4 gene encoding interleukin-4 gives MRTFLLLALTFVAVNATQPDLKDLILDNIIAAVKHVLCHEDETLNHFVTDIFQNRKCTDKDICLAEKVMNGLNLKSDPLNLIWRNLYSYANITKHLHCKVTAPEQCPVKDFLKKLKDCCQSLRSKPKLHPKIVK, from the exons ATGAGGACTTTCTTGCTCTTGGCATTGACATTTGTAGCCGTTAATGCAACTCAACCTGATCTTAAGGATCTTATTTTAGACAACATCATAGCGGCTGTGAAGCATGTCCTGTGTCATGAAGATGAG ACTCTTAACCACTTTGTGACAGACATATTTCAGAATCGGAAATGCACA GACAAAGACATTTGCCTAGCAGAAAAGGTCATGAACGGGTTGAATCTAAAAAGTGATCCACTAAACTTGATATGGAGGAATCTGTACTCCTATGCAAATATAACCAAG CACCTGCACTGCAAAGTTACAGCTCCAGAGCAATGTCCAGTGAAGGATTTTCTCAAAAAACTCAAAGATTGCTGCCAATCACTTCGCTCTAAACCAAAACTGCATCCAAAAATAGTGAAATGA